In a single window of the Phaeobacter sp. G2 genome:
- a CDS encoding FAD-binding oxidoreductase, translating into MTAPLLHILSATDCPQHADTVVIGGGIVGVSTAYWLARAGQKVVLLEKGRIGAEQSSRNWGWCRQQNRDARELPLSRVSLSLWEEMMQDCGAEIGFRRCGLIYLSNDEAEIEGWARWGHFARGEGVDTRMLTATEAAEHGAATGQAWKGGVWSPTDGIADPAAAAPMIAQGIVKHGGIVLQGCAARGLETSGGAVSAVVTEKGVIQTKQVVLSGGAWAGSFLHQLGIFFPQSSVRSSILSVAPGAQGLPDAVHTKEVSVTRRGDGGYTLAISGLAKVDPTPRMLRGSKHFLPMFLRRWRSLAPGGPQAWRCNFDGLKKWKLDQPTPMEHMRILDPRPDAPTIVKTLAQGRQLFPALQNVPLQASWAGYIDSTPDGVPVIDSDIGMPGLALAAGLSGHGFGIGPGVGHLMADMVLGRTPVTETGQYKLSRFAKSQWGKVSEF; encoded by the coding sequence ATGACTGCTCCGCTCTTGCACATTTTGTCCGCAACCGATTGTCCGCAACACGCGGATACAGTGGTTATTGGCGGAGGTATTGTTGGCGTCAGCACCGCCTACTGGCTGGCGCGGGCCGGGCAAAAAGTGGTGCTGCTGGAAAAGGGCCGTATCGGAGCTGAGCAATCCAGCCGAAACTGGGGCTGGTGCCGGCAGCAAAACCGGGATGCCCGTGAATTGCCCTTGTCGCGTGTGAGCCTGTCTCTGTGGGAAGAGATGATGCAGGATTGCGGCGCTGAAATTGGGTTTCGCCGCTGTGGTTTGATCTATCTTTCCAACGATGAGGCCGAAATCGAAGGCTGGGCCCGGTGGGGTCATTTTGCCCGTGGTGAGGGCGTTGATACCCGTATGTTGACCGCTACAGAAGCTGCCGAACACGGGGCGGCCACTGGGCAGGCCTGGAAGGGCGGGGTCTGGTCTCCGACGGATGGTATTGCCGACCCTGCGGCGGCGGCGCCGATGATTGCGCAGGGGATCGTGAAACACGGCGGAATTGTCCTGCAGGGCTGCGCGGCGCGCGGACTTGAAACCAGCGGCGGAGCGGTCAGCGCCGTGGTCACCGAAAAAGGGGTGATCCAGACCAAACAAGTTGTGCTTTCTGGCGGCGCCTGGGCCGGCAGTTTCCTGCATCAGCTGGGTATTTTCTTCCCGCAGTCCTCGGTGCGCAGCTCGATCCTTTCGGTGGCACCCGGGGCGCAGGGCCTGCCAGATGCGGTGCATACCAAAGAGGTCTCTGTCACCCGGCGCGGCGATGGCGGCTATACGTTGGCCATCTCGGGCCTGGCAAAGGTCGATCCCACCCCGCGTATGCTGCGCGGATCTAAACACTTTCTGCCGATGTTTCTGCGCCGCTGGCGCTCGCTGGCCCCTGGCGGGCCGCAGGCCTGGCGGTGCAATTTTGACGGTTTGAAAAAGTGGAAGCTGGATCAGCCGACGCCGATGGAGCACATGCGTATATTGGACCCGCGCCCGGATGCGCCCACAATTGTAAAAACCCTGGCCCAGGGGCGCCAGTTGTTTCCGGCTTTGCAGAATGTGCCTTTGCAGGCCTCCTGGGCCGGGTATATCGACAGCACTCCAGACGGCGTTCCGGTCATTGACAGCGATATCGGAATGCCGGGGCTGGCTCTGGCGGCGGGTCTGTCCGGGCATGGGTTTGGTATTGGCCCCGGTGTCGGCCACCTGATGGCGGATATGGTGTTGGGGCGGACACCGGTTACTGAAACGGGACAATACAAACTGTCCCGTTTTGCAAAGAGCCAATGGGGCAAAGTTTCTGAGTTCTGA
- a CDS encoding Lrp/AsnC family transcriptional regulator — protein sequence MTQTYKLDRIDVNILAALQENGRITNVELSEIVNLSPSPCLMRVKKLQKAGYISGYTALIDVAKLGETLTVFTEFTLKNHRQIDFARFQETLEKIDSCVECHLVSGGYDYLAKFVTAGISDYQNIVEALIDKDVGIDKYFSFVVMKTPFVKNHLPLGRLFGDRVHDQS from the coding sequence ATGACCCAGACCTACAAACTCGACCGTATCGATGTGAACATACTGGCTGCTCTGCAAGAAAATGGGCGGATTACCAATGTTGAGCTCTCGGAGATTGTCAACCTGTCGCCCTCTCCCTGCCTGATGCGGGTGAAAAAGCTTCAGAAGGCTGGCTATATCTCCGGATACACCGCTTTGATTGATGTCGCGAAACTGGGTGAGACGCTGACGGTGTTTACGGAATTCACTCTCAAAAACCACCGCCAAATCGACTTTGCGCGCTTTCAAGAGACCCTGGAAAAAATCGACAGCTGCGTTGAATGTCACCTCGTTTCAGGCGGTTATGACTACCTTGCCAAATTTGTAACCGCCGGCATTTCGGACTATCAAAATATTGTCGAAGCCCTGATCGACAAGGATGTTGGCATCGACAAATACTTCAGCTTTGTCGTGATGAAGACGCCCTTTGTGAAAAACCATCTTCCACTCGGGCGTCTGTTTGGGGATCGGGTTCACGACCAGAGCTAA
- a CDS encoding ABC transporter ATP-binding protein, with protein MSQPLVSVRDLVIGAVTDSGREVEIIRHVSFDIQPGEIVALIGESGSGKTTIALSLMGHCRPGCSINGGSIQLGAQDVTKLTEPQRARLRGTEVSYIPQSAAAAFNPSQRIMDQVIEITDIHNLMPRPEAEAKAVELFRALALLEPDSIGQRYPHQVSGGQLQRLSAAMALIGDPQLVIFDEPTTALDVTTQIEVLRAFRSVMQGSGMAGVYVSHDLAVVAQVADRIIVLKEGQIQEVGMTRDILDAPQHPYTQELLAAFKPVPFASVKAAVAKAEAPILEVNNLSAGYGPTRSGEAEFKVLDNINFQMERGTNLGVIGESGSGKSTLARAVAGILPRYKGDVFSQGEALSPDLKDRSKDQLRRLQIVFQLADTALNPAQPIDSILSRPLKFYHGMTGKARERRVIELLDMVQLPAAMRHRLPGELSGGQKQRVNFARALAAEPDLILCDEITSALDTVVAAAMLDLLKDLQRDLGLSYMFISHDLSTVEAICDDVLVMLKGELVESLPAAQMNESAEHPYSRLLISSVPKLDPDWLANLEHNPELAKAMQGR; from the coding sequence ATGAGCCAACCCCTTGTGTCTGTTCGAGATCTTGTGATCGGCGCGGTGACGGATTCTGGCCGCGAGGTCGAGATTATTCGCCATGTCAGTTTTGACATCCAACCGGGTGAGATCGTTGCACTGATTGGCGAAAGCGGATCGGGCAAGACAACGATCGCCCTGTCGCTGATGGGCCATTGTCGCCCGGGCTGTTCCATCAATGGCGGCTCTATTCAGTTGGGCGCGCAGGATGTTACCAAACTGACAGAACCCCAACGCGCCCGGTTGCGTGGGACAGAAGTTTCCTACATTCCGCAGTCCGCTGCGGCGGCCTTTAACCCGTCGCAACGGATCATGGATCAGGTCATCGAAATTACCGACATTCATAATTTGATGCCCCGTCCCGAAGCTGAAGCCAAGGCGGTTGAGCTGTTCCGCGCGCTGGCGCTTCTTGAGCCTGACAGCATTGGGCAACGCTATCCCCATCAGGTCTCGGGTGGGCAGCTGCAACGGTTGTCGGCGGCGATGGCGCTGATCGGCGATCCGCAGCTTGTCATCTTTGACGAGCCCACGACGGCGCTGGATGTCACCACGCAGATTGAGGTTCTCAGGGCGTTTCGATCGGTGATGCAGGGGAGCGGCATGGCCGGTGTCTATGTCAGCCATGATCTGGCAGTGGTGGCGCAGGTTGCGGATCGCATTATTGTTCTGAAAGAAGGGCAAATTCAGGAAGTCGGGATGACACGAGACATCTTGGATGCGCCGCAACACCCCTATACCCAAGAATTGTTAGCCGCCTTCAAACCGGTGCCTTTTGCCTCGGTCAAAGCTGCCGTGGCCAAGGCCGAAGCCCCCATTCTTGAGGTCAACAACCTCTCTGCGGGCTACGGGCCGACACGTTCGGGCGAGGCAGAGTTCAAAGTTCTGGATAACATCAACTTTCAGATGGAAAGAGGCACAAACCTCGGGGTCATCGGGGAAAGCGGGTCGGGAAAATCGACGCTTGCTCGGGCGGTTGCCGGCATTTTGCCCCGCTACAAGGGCGACGTATTTTCGCAGGGTGAGGCTCTTTCGCCAGATCTGAAAGACCGCTCCAAAGATCAACTGCGGCGGCTTCAAATTGTGTTTCAGTTGGCAGATACGGCTTTGAATCCAGCCCAGCCGATTGACTCAATTCTGTCCCGACCGCTGAAGTTCTATCACGGTATGACTGGCAAGGCACGTGAGCGGCGTGTGATTGAACTGTTGGATATGGTGCAGCTGCCAGCGGCAATGCGGCACCGGCTCCCGGGGGAGCTGTCGGGCGGGCAAAAACAGCGGGTGAATTTTGCCAGGGCGCTTGCGGCGGAACCAGACCTGATCCTTTGCGATGAAATCACATCGGCTTTGGACACGGTAGTAGCTGCGGCCATGCTGGATTTGCTCAAGGACCTGCAACGGGACCTAGGGCTCAGCTATATGTTCATTAGCCATGATCTTTCGACGGTCGAAGCGATCTGCGATGATGTTCTTGTCATGCTGAAAGGGGAGCTCGTCGAATCCTTGCCCGCAGCACAGATGAACGAAAGCGCGGAACATCCCTATTCACGGCTTTTGATCTCATCGGTGCCCAAGCTGGATCCAGACTGGCTGGCCAACCTCGAACACAACCCAGAGCTGGCAAAAGCCATGCAGGGCCGTTAG
- a CDS encoding ABC transporter permease — MMQDTQGSERKFSITGHGYSFNMAGRIGLTIILFWAVIAIIAPWIIPYPPGKIVDWDYFGPISESYWMGTDYLGRDILSRVLMGARYTVGISLAGVTLACSGGIVLGMVAAVIGGWLDTILSRLLDAFNGIPSLLFGLVVVAAVGSSIPVLVLTLAAIYLPGSYRFARALAVNVNTMDFVTVARARGEQTGYLIRTEIFPNILGPVLADLGLRFVFIVLVLSGLSFLGIGVQPPHADWGGLVRENIEGLSLGAPAVIFPCIAIASLTISVNMFIDNLPQKIRDRSN; from the coding sequence ATGATGCAAGATACTCAAGGCTCCGAACGCAAATTCTCAATCACTGGTCATGGCTATTCCTTTAATATGGCGGGACGAATTGGCCTGACCATAATCCTGTTCTGGGCTGTGATCGCTATAATCGCCCCCTGGATTATTCCCTATCCGCCGGGCAAAATTGTGGATTGGGACTACTTTGGCCCAATCAGCGAAAGCTATTGGATGGGCACGGATTATCTGGGTCGGGACATCCTGAGCCGGGTTTTGATGGGGGCAAGATATACCGTCGGCATATCACTGGCCGGCGTCACCCTGGCCTGTAGCGGCGGTATTGTTCTGGGCATGGTCGCGGCTGTGATTGGCGGATGGCTTGATACGATCCTGTCACGCCTGCTGGATGCGTTTAACGGCATTCCCTCCTTGTTGTTTGGCCTGGTTGTTGTTGCCGCCGTTGGCTCGTCCATCCCTGTGCTGGTTCTGACGCTGGCCGCGATTTACCTGCCCGGAAGCTACCGTTTTGCGCGGGCTTTGGCGGTGAATGTGAACACGATGGATTTTGTCACCGTGGCCCGTGCCCGCGGTGAGCAAACGGGATATCTTATTCGCACCGAGATCTTTCCCAACATCCTGGGGCCGGTGCTGGCGGACCTTGGTCTGCGCTTTGTCTTTATCGTTTTGGTTTTGTCGGGACTGTCCTTCCTCGGCATTGGTGTGCAACCGCCCCATGCTGACTGGGGCGGGTTGGTACGTGAAAACATCGAGGGCCTTAGCCTTGGGGCGCCTGCGGTGATCTTCCCCTGTATCGCAATCGCCTCCCTGACTATTTCGGTGAATATGTTCATCGATAACCTTCCACAAAAAATCCGCGACAGGAGCAACTGA
- a CDS encoding ABC transporter permease, with translation MITLIIVSFAVFFATELLPGDVAEILLGQAATPDAVAGLRDAMGLNEPALSRFLSWLGGLATGDMGRSYVNDISVADLIGRRLSNSLRLAGVVTVICVPFALTCGIAAAMWQDSLLDRFVSILTISVISIPEFMVATLAVLVFAVWLDWLPALSYGADASNFAALLKAYAMPVITLTCVVSAQMIRMTRAAVIETIKTPYVEMALLKGASRRRMVLHHALPNALGPIANAVALSLSYLVGGVIIVETVFNYPGVAKLMVDAVATRDLPLIQSCAMVFCVSYLSLITLADVIATLSNPRLRK, from the coding sequence TTGATAACATTAATCATTGTTTCTTTTGCGGTATTTTTCGCCACCGAACTGTTGCCCGGTGATGTCGCTGAGATCCTATTGGGGCAGGCGGCAACCCCCGATGCTGTCGCCGGGTTGCGGGATGCCATGGGGTTGAACGAACCCGCATTATCGCGGTTCCTGTCCTGGCTGGGCGGGCTCGCCACTGGCGATATGGGGCGCTCTTATGTCAACGACATCAGTGTCGCTGATTTGATTGGACGCCGGCTCTCCAACTCCCTGCGGCTGGCAGGGGTTGTCACCGTGATCTGCGTCCCCTTTGCCCTGACCTGCGGTATCGCTGCAGCCATGTGGCAGGATTCCCTGCTAGATCGGTTTGTGTCGATCCTGACGATTTCGGTGATCTCCATTCCGGAATTTATGGTCGCCACACTGGCGGTTCTGGTGTTTGCGGTCTGGCTGGATTGGCTGCCAGCCCTGAGCTACGGGGCGGATGCCAGCAATTTTGCCGCGCTGCTCAAAGCCTATGCGATGCCTGTCATCACCTTGACCTGTGTTGTGTCGGCGCAGATGATCCGCATGACCCGCGCTGCGGTGATCGAGACAATCAAAACACCCTATGTCGAAATGGCCCTTCTGAAAGGGGCAAGCCGTCGACGCATGGTTCTACATCATGCCTTGCCCAATGCGCTGGGCCCTATCGCCAATGCGGTGGCGCTGTCGCTGTCCTATCTCGTCGGTGGCGTCATCATCGTCGAGACCGTTTTCAACTATCCGGGGGTGGCCAAACTGATGGTGGATGCCGTTGCAACGCGTGACCTGCCGCTCATCCAGTCCTGCGCGATGGTGTTCTGTGTGAGCTATCTTTCTTTGATCACCTTGGCTGATGTGATCGCCACTCTGTCCAACCCAAGGCTGCGGAAATGA
- a CDS encoding ABC transporter substrate-binding protein, whose product MTNNKPTNWTGRDDKMVENAIRRGATRRDLLKMLAASGVAVGAGSSLLLGATGAVAETPVFGGHLKAAGWSSSTADTLDPAKASLSTDYVRCCAVYNRLTFLDEFGQVQMELADSIDSADAKTWTVKLKSGVTFHDGKPFTAADVVFSMNRHLDPAVGSKVNSIAKQMTAIKAVDDLTVEIVLEESNADLPTILSLHHFMIVADGTTDFSKGNGTGAFMMETFEPGVKSIAVKNPNYFKDGPYLDSFEYFAITDNNARVNAVLSGDIHMGASIKGRSRRMLEGQDHVWSSVTSSGNYTNLNIRLDMEPGAKAGFIEGMKHLINREVIEKSVLRGMATVGNDQPVSAANRYHNSELAPKAYDPEKAKALFAKSGLLGESVPIVASDAATASVDMATVVQQAGSEIGMNFDVQRVPSDGYWSKYWLKAPIHFGNINPRPTPDILFSLLYSSDAKWNESQFKSEKFDKMLIEARGALNEDLRKEIYWEMQDMVANDAGTVIPAYLANVDALSTSVKGLRSNPLGGQMGYAFAEYVWLDA is encoded by the coding sequence ATGACCAATAATAAACCAACAAATTGGACCGGTCGCGACGATAAAATGGTCGAAAATGCGATCCGGCGTGGTGCAACGCGGCGCGACTTGCTGAAGATGCTGGCTGCTTCGGGGGTTGCTGTCGGCGCAGGATCGTCTTTGCTGCTGGGCGCAACAGGCGCGGTGGCTGAAACACCGGTCTTTGGTGGCCATTTGAAAGCGGCGGGCTGGTCGTCATCCACCGCCGATACGCTTGACCCGGCAAAGGCCTCTTTGTCCACTGATTACGTCCGCTGCTGCGCGGTTTACAACCGACTGACCTTCTTGGATGAATTTGGTCAGGTGCAAATGGAACTGGCCGATAGCATTGATTCTGCCGATGCCAAAACCTGGACCGTTAAGCTGAAATCCGGCGTTACCTTCCATGATGGTAAGCCCTTTACCGCGGCGGATGTGGTGTTTTCCATGAACCGCCACCTGGATCCGGCGGTTGGGTCCAAGGTCAATTCCATCGCCAAGCAGATGACCGCGATTAAGGCGGTTGATGATCTGACCGTTGAAATTGTTCTCGAGGAATCCAACGCCGACCTGCCCACGATCCTGTCGTTGCACCACTTTATGATTGTGGCGGATGGCACGACTGATTTCTCAAAGGGCAACGGCACCGGCGCCTTTATGATGGAGACCTTTGAACCGGGTGTGAAATCCATCGCGGTGAAGAACCCGAATTACTTTAAGGATGGTCCCTATCTGGACAGCTTTGAGTATTTTGCCATCACCGACAACAACGCGCGTGTAAATGCGGTTCTGTCCGGTGACATTCATATGGGTGCCTCCATCAAGGGTCGTTCGCGCCGCATGTTGGAAGGCCAGGACCACGTTTGGTCATCTGTTACCAGCTCCGGCAATTATACTAACCTGAACATCCGTCTGGACATGGAACCCGGTGCCAAAGCGGGCTTCATCGAAGGGATGAAGCATCTGATCAATCGCGAAGTAATCGAAAAATCGGTTCTGCGCGGTATGGCGACCGTCGGCAACGACCAGCCAGTGTCTGCAGCAAACCGCTATCACAACTCTGAGCTGGCCCCCAAAGCCTATGATCCGGAGAAGGCCAAAGCACTGTTCGCCAAGTCCGGCCTGCTGGGCGAGTCGGTTCCAATCGTTGCCTCTGATGCGGCAACGGCCTCTGTTGATATGGCGACGGTGGTTCAGCAGGCAGGGTCGGAAATCGGCATGAACTTTGACGTTCAGCGGGTACCGTCTGATGGCTACTGGTCCAAATACTGGCTGAAAGCGCCCATTCACTTTGGCAATATCAACCCACGTCCCACACCGGATATTCTGTTCTCGCTGCTCTACAGCTCGGATGCCAAGTGGAACGAGAGCCAGTTTAAATCCGAAAAGTTCGACAAGATGCTGATCGAAGCACGTGGTGCCTTGAATGAGGATCTCCGCAAGGAAATCTATTGGGAAATGCAGGACATGGTTGCCAATGACGCGGGCACGGTCATTCCGGCCTATTTGGCAAACGTGGATGCACTGTCCACCTCTGTGAAAGGTCTGCGCTCAAACCCGTTGGGCGGCCAAATGGGCTATGCATTTGCCGAATACGTCTGGCTCGACGCCTAA